From the Thermodesulforhabdus norvegica genome, the window CTTCTGTGAAACCTCCGTATCTCCCTATCTGGTTTTCCGCTGCACCCTGGATCTGCTGACTCATGGAACCACCACCGGCAATGTGCCCGGGACGAATGGAAGGGGCTGTCGTGGTTGGAAATAACCGTGGGAAAGCCCTTTAAGAGATAGAACCGTCGTCAGAACTTTCTGCATCCTCTACTGATAATGAAAGGCCCTTCCAGCACGGGAAATTCCCGATTGCGTGAAGGTTGCGTCAGATTTTAGAATAATACCGGAAAAGAATTTGCCCGGAGGTGAAAGATATTGCCTTGTATCACCTGATTGTCAACGGTGATAAACTGAAAGAGGTCCTTCTGAGTCTCCCCGGAGACCGCATATGGACTCCTCCCGGTTCCCGGTGCATTTTTCGCAAGGATGCCCTGGGCAGGAGCATCTTATACTGGAAATCCGAAGCCGGTGAATTCTTTATAAAGCTTTTCCACCGGCTTAGGCCGGGTGATTCCAGAGCCCCGTACATGGAATGGTTGAGGCTGCACGAGTTGAGATCTCTGGGGTTCAATACCCCCGAGCCCGCCGCTTTTATAACGGAGTACGACGGTCTCTTGAACCGGCCGGTCCGTGCGGCGGTTATAACCGGTCGTGTCCCGGGGTATTCTCTTGAAGAGTTAAGCCTGAGCCTGAAAGGACACATGCCACCGCAGGTGGTGAAGGTGCTTTCGGATACGGTTGCAAAATTTCACGGCCTCGGTTTTCGTCACCGGGACCTGTACTTTTCCCATCTCTTTTACGAGCCTTCGAAGGATCGGATTCACCTCATCGACTTCCAGAGAGTCTATCGGGCAAAACTCCCCGGTGCCGACCTTTACGGCCTCCTTCGGGATCTTTCACAGCTCATGTATTCTGCCTCTTCGTTCCTTTCGCCTCGGTGCTTCTGTGAATTTCGACGGGCCTTCTTCCGCGGTTACTTCAAACACCCGATAATTCCCCTGAGGGGAATTCCGCCGGGGCTGGTCCTAATGCTCGTTGAAATCAAGCGAAGACGCATTGCGCGC encodes:
- a CDS encoding lipopolysaccharide kinase InaA family protein, giving the protein MKDIALYHLIVNGDKLKEVLLSLPGDRIWTPPGSRCIFRKDALGRSILYWKSEAGEFFIKLFHRLRPGDSRAPYMEWLRLHELRSLGFNTPEPAAFITEYDGLLNRPVRAAVITGRVPGYSLEELSLSLKGHMPPQVVKVLSDTVAKFHGLGFRHRDLYFSHLFYEPSKDRIHLIDFQRVYRAKLPGADLYGLLRDLSQLMYSASSFLSPRCFCEFRRAFFRGYFKHPIIPLRGIPPGLVLMLVEIKRRRIARHDNRRSRGRSAVK